A genomic segment from Deltaproteobacteria bacterium encodes:
- a CDS encoding diaminopimelate epimerase, which yields MRFFKYHGLGNDFVVVDLRAAQRGDGPWPEDPPAVRALCDRRFGVGADGVLPILPPQADGAHARMRVLNADGSEAEMCGNGIRCVAKHLYERDPALRTSPLRIDTGAGTLACAVDADGGTVTAVAVDMGRPRLQRGDIPMTGPASERCVAAPLDVEGRAITVTAVSMGNPHAVAFVPETGPALRALAERVGPAIERHAWFPNRTNVEFAHVHAPDAIELVVWERGCGITLACGTGACATVVAACLEGHCRPGGDVAVSLLGGTLHIRVAGDYSGVRMRGPATHVFDGDIDLAALDLGR from the coding sequence GTGCGGTTCTTCAAGTATCACGGGCTCGGCAACGACTTCGTCGTCGTCGACCTCCGCGCCGCACAGCGCGGCGACGGTCCGTGGCCCGAGGACCCGCCGGCGGTCCGCGCGCTGTGCGATCGCCGGTTCGGCGTCGGCGCGGACGGCGTGTTGCCGATCCTGCCGCCGCAGGCCGACGGCGCCCACGCGCGGATGCGGGTGCTCAACGCCGACGGCAGCGAAGCGGAGATGTGCGGCAACGGCATCCGCTGCGTCGCCAAGCACCTGTACGAGCGCGATCCCGCGCTGCGGACGTCCCCGCTGCGCATCGACACCGGCGCGGGGACGCTGGCGTGCGCGGTCGACGCCGACGGGGGCACGGTCACCGCGGTGGCGGTGGACATGGGCCGGCCGCGGCTCCAACGGGGCGACATCCCCATGACGGGCCCGGCGAGCGAGCGCTGCGTCGCCGCGCCGCTCGACGTCGAGGGCCGTGCGATCACCGTCACCGCCGTGTCGATGGGCAATCCGCACGCGGTCGCGTTCGTCCCCGAGACCGGCCCGGCGCTGCGAGCCCTGGCCGAACGGGTCGGCCCGGCGATCGAGCGACATGCGTGGTTCCCTAACCGCACCAACGTCGAGTTCGCGCACGTCCACGCGCCCGATGCGATCGAACTCGTCGTGTGGGAACGCGGCTGCGGGATCACCCTCGCGTGCGGCACCGGCGCGTGCGCGACGGTGGTCGCGGCCTGCCTCGAGGGCCACTGTCGGCCCGGCGGCGACGTGGCCGTCAGCCTGCTCGGCGGCACCCTGCACATTCGCGTCGCGGGCGACTACAGCGGCGTGCGCATGCGCGGCCCGGCGACGCACGTGTTCGACGGCGACATCGACCTCGCAGCGCTCGACCTCGGACGCTGA
- a CDS encoding VWA domain-containing protein, translated as MTRAACAIAIALGFGAAARAEAAACDSNLMIVLDRSCSMNKSPGGGEPRTKWDIAVDAIGQLTTAYAGQLRFGLIMFPDEDGANCVQDGPIYVPVGDDTGAAVVAALEATQPTGPCVTNIDTAVAQVSADPAFDGTPDPSGRRGFALLITDGKQSGSCGGNGADPTTIANLEALYAAGYPTYVVGFGGGVDPDDLAAFAAAGGVPRAGDPPYYQADDAAALAEALDAIAGDIVGDPELGGCAGTPCPDGRCFGDGERCVDGVCVVDRPDAGPTPDAGAADGGGADGGGGAAAGDGDGGCGCRAGGRTPAGPTGAMALAALVALARFRRRGSPRRA; from the coding sequence ATGACCCGCGCTGCCTGCGCCATCGCGATCGCACTCGGGTTCGGCGCTGCGGCGCGCGCCGAAGCGGCCGCGTGCGACTCCAATCTGATGATCGTCCTCGACCGAAGCTGCTCGATGAACAAGTCGCCGGGCGGCGGCGAACCGCGCACGAAATGGGACATCGCGGTCGACGCGATCGGCCAGCTCACGACCGCGTACGCGGGCCAGTTGCGGTTCGGCCTCATCATGTTCCCGGACGAGGACGGAGCCAACTGCGTCCAGGATGGGCCCATCTACGTGCCGGTCGGCGACGACACCGGCGCCGCCGTCGTCGCCGCGCTCGAAGCGACGCAGCCCACGGGCCCCTGCGTGACGAACATCGACACGGCCGTCGCCCAGGTGTCGGCCGATCCGGCCTTCGACGGAACGCCGGACCCGTCTGGGCGGCGCGGTTTCGCGCTGCTCATCACGGATGGCAAGCAGTCGGGAAGTTGCGGCGGCAACGGAGCAGACCCGACCACCATCGCTAACCTCGAGGCGCTGTACGCGGCCGGTTATCCGACCTACGTCGTCGGGTTCGGCGGCGGCGTCGATCCGGACGACTTGGCCGCGTTCGCCGCCGCCGGCGGCGTGCCCCGTGCCGGCGACCCGCCCTACTACCAGGCCGACGACGCGGCCGCGCTCGCGGAGGCGCTCGACGCGATCGCCGGCGACATCGTCGGCGACCCGGAGCTCGGCGGCTGCGCCGGCACGCCCTGCCCCGACGGCCGTTGCTTCGGCGACGGCGAGCGCTGCGTCGACGGCGTGTGCGTCGTCGACCGACCGGATGCCGGCCCCACGCCGGACGCGGGCGCCGCCGACGGCGGCGGCGCGGACGGGGGCGGCGGCGCGGCAGCCGGGGATGGCGACGGCGGCTGCGGCTGCCGCGCCGGCGGCCGCACACCGGCCGGTCCGACCGGCGCCATGGCCCTCGCCGCGCTGGTCGCGCTGGCTCGTTTCCGCCGTCGCGGCTCGCCGCGACGCGCGTGA
- the ruvB gene encoding Holliday junction branch migration DNA helicase RuvB has product MARQAHVDRDALDPREQLGEVELQNALRPQSFADYVGQRELLDNLRVFVAAARKRGEALDHILFAGPPGLGKTTLAHVIANEMGVRLHTTSGPAIDHKGALAQLLTSLSAGDVLFIDEIHRLSPVVEENLYPAMEDFRFDFVLGEGPHAKTVNLTVPPFTLLGATTRVGLLTGPLHNRFGFHAQLSYYGVDDLTAIVSRSARLLGVPIDAGGAAEIAGRSRGTPRIANRLLRRVRDFAEVEGDGSITRPLAASALDRLQVDQAGLDRLDRTYLTILVERFDGGPVGVEALAASMSEERGTLEEVIEPFLLQEGFIARTSRGRVANRRAFEHLGVPAPERGGQGALF; this is encoded by the coding sequence ATGGCTCGCCAGGCGCACGTCGACCGCGACGCGCTCGATCCGCGCGAACAGCTCGGCGAGGTCGAGCTGCAAAACGCTCTGCGGCCGCAGTCCTTCGCCGACTACGTCGGCCAGCGCGAGCTGCTCGACAACTTGCGCGTGTTCGTCGCGGCCGCGCGCAAGCGGGGCGAGGCGCTCGACCACATCCTGTTCGCCGGGCCCCCCGGCCTCGGCAAGACGACCTTGGCCCACGTCATCGCCAACGAGATGGGGGTGCGGCTGCACACGACCAGCGGCCCGGCCATCGATCACAAGGGCGCGCTGGCGCAACTGCTCACGTCGCTGTCGGCCGGCGACGTGCTGTTCATCGACGAGATCCATCGGCTCAGCCCGGTCGTCGAGGAAAATCTCTACCCGGCGATGGAGGACTTCCGCTTCGATTTCGTCCTCGGCGAGGGGCCGCACGCCAAGACGGTCAATCTCACGGTGCCGCCGTTTACGCTGCTCGGCGCGACCACGCGCGTGGGGTTGCTCACCGGGCCGCTGCACAACCGGTTCGGGTTCCACGCGCAGCTTTCGTACTACGGCGTCGACGACCTCACGGCAATCGTGTCGCGGTCGGCGCGACTGCTGGGCGTCCCGATCGACGCGGGCGGGGCGGCGGAGATCGCGGGGCGGTCGCGAGGCACGCCGCGCATCGCCAACCGGCTGCTTCGCCGCGTGCGCGACTTCGCCGAGGTCGAGGGGGACGGCAGCATCACCCGGCCGCTGGCGGCGTCGGCGCTCGATCGGCTGCAGGTGGACCAGGCCGGCCTCGACCGCCTGGACCGCACCTATCTCACCATCCTGGTCGAGCGCTTCGACGGCGGGCCGGTCGGCGTCGAGGCGCTCGCCGCGTCGATGAGCGAGGAACGCGGCACGCTCGAGGAGGTCATCGAACCGTTCTTGTTGCAAGAGGGGTTCATCGCGCGGACGTCGCGCGGGCGCGTCGCGAACCGCCGCGCGTTCGAGCACCTCGGCGTGCCTGCACCGGAGCGGGGCGGCCAGGGCGCGCTGTTCTGA
- a CDS encoding Holliday junction branch migration protein RuvA: MIARLHGTFVEHRVDPRGVEYVVVDCGGVGYEAAVSAATRAALPAVGSRVTLHVHTHFAQDRFALYGFATLEERELFCALTDVDKMGPAGALKVLSAAGHVTAAQMIAAGDEAGLASLKGIGKATAKKIVFTLRERCELLLASWGAAGAGPGPTGARDPLLDEVAAALVSLGYRPAAADKAVAALDVPGDGTTLEMLLRAALQKMPR, from the coding sequence ATGATCGCCAGGCTGCACGGCACGTTCGTCGAACACCGCGTCGACCCGCGCGGCGTCGAGTACGTCGTCGTCGACTGTGGCGGCGTCGGCTACGAGGCCGCGGTGTCGGCCGCCACGCGCGCGGCGCTGCCGGCGGTGGGAAGTCGGGTGACGCTGCACGTCCATACGCACTTCGCGCAGGACCGGTTCGCGCTGTACGGGTTCGCCACGCTCGAGGAGCGCGAGCTGTTCTGCGCCCTGACCGACGTGGACAAGATGGGACCGGCCGGGGCGCTGAAGGTGCTGTCGGCCGCCGGCCACGTGACCGCCGCGCAGATGATCGCCGCGGGCGACGAAGCCGGGCTCGCGTCGCTCAAGGGGATCGGCAAGGCGACGGCCAAGAAGATCGTGTTTACGTTGCGCGAGCGGTGCGAGCTGTTGCTGGCGAGCTGGGGGGCGGCAGGGGCCGGCCCGGGGCCGACCGGCGCGCGGGATCCGCTGCTCGACGAGGTCGCGGCGGCTCTGGTGAGCCTCGGCTACCGGCCGGCGGCCGCCGACAAGGCGGTCGCCGCCCTCGACGTCCCCGGCGACGGGACGACGCTCGAGATGCTGCTGCGCGCGGCACTGCAGAAGATGCCGCGGTGA
- the ruvC gene encoding crossover junction endodeoxyribonuclease RuvC translates to MRVLGVDPGSRRCGYAVVDADARGECAYIECGVLGATAAAPLEDRLAELARDLAQVIADLKPVVVAVEDVFRGINSRSALALAHARGTVFAVAGMAGLRVHSYPPAMVKKTVAGHGRASKDQVARMVQTLVGLRTAPPADAADALAVALTHARAAGGVA, encoded by the coding sequence ATGCGCGTGCTGGGTGTCGACCCCGGCAGCCGGCGCTGCGGCTACGCGGTGGTGGACGCGGACGCGCGGGGTGAGTGTGCGTACATCGAGTGCGGCGTGCTCGGAGCGACCGCGGCTGCGCCGCTCGAGGACAGGCTCGCCGAGCTGGCGCGCGATCTCGCGCAGGTCATCGCCGACCTGAAACCCGTGGTCGTGGCCGTCGAGGACGTGTTTCGCGGGATCAACTCGCGGTCGGCGCTCGCGCTGGCGCACGCGCGGGGCACCGTGTTCGCCGTGGCCGGGATGGCCGGCCTGCGGGTGCATTCGTATCCTCCGGCGATGGTGAAAAAGACGGTCGCGGGCCACGGTCGCGCGAGCAAGGACCAGGTCGCACGCATGGTACAAACGCTCGTGGGCCTGCGCACCGCGCCGCCGGCGGATGCCGCCGATGCGTTGGCGGTCGCGCTCACGCATGCGCGCGCGGCCGGAGGCGTCGCATGA
- a CDS encoding YebC/PmpR family DNA-binding transcriptional regulator, which produces MSGHSKWSTIKRKKAAVDAKRSQQWTKLIKEIQVAARMGGGDPAGNPRLRLAIDRARSANVPKANIERAIEKGTGGGGEAFEEVVYEGYAPAGVAIVVECMTDNRNRTVGEVRHIFDKHGGNLGASGSVSWMFKKRGLINVLQSAASEDRIMEVALEAGAEDVRDDGEVWTVDTDPSQFLAVKEAIEAAGIPIEHAEVDNVPDTRVTLTDPDTASSVLKLIGALEDLDDVQNVYANYDIDDELADRVSA; this is translated from the coding sequence ATGTCCGGCCACAGCAAATGGTCGACCATCAAGCGCAAAAAAGCCGCTGTCGACGCCAAACGGTCGCAGCAGTGGACGAAGCTGATCAAGGAGATCCAGGTTGCCGCGCGCATGGGCGGGGGGGACCCTGCGGGCAATCCGCGCCTGCGGTTGGCGATCGACCGGGCGCGCTCGGCGAACGTGCCGAAGGCCAACATCGAGCGCGCGATCGAAAAGGGCACTGGCGGCGGCGGCGAAGCGTTCGAGGAGGTCGTCTACGAAGGCTACGCCCCGGCCGGGGTCGCCATCGTCGTCGAGTGCATGACCGACAACCGCAACCGCACGGTCGGCGAGGTGCGTCACATCTTTGACAAGCACGGCGGCAACCTGGGCGCGTCCGGGTCGGTGTCGTGGATGTTCAAGAAGCGCGGCCTGATCAACGTGCTGCAGTCGGCGGCGTCCGAGGATCGCATCATGGAAGTCGCGCTCGAGGCCGGCGCCGAGGACGTCCGCGACGACGGCGAGGTATGGACGGTGGACACCGATCCGTCTCAGTTCCTCGCGGTGAAGGAGGCCATCGAGGCGGCCGGCATTCCGATCGAGCACGCCGAGGTCGACAACGTGCCCGACACGCGCGTGACCCTCACCGATCCGGACACCGCGTCGTCGGTGCTCAAGCTCATCGGCGCGCTCGAAGACCTCGACGACGTGCAGAACGTCTACGCCAATTACGACATCGACGATGAGCTGGCCGACCGCGTGAGCGCGTGA
- a CDS encoding TetR family transcriptional regulator, translating to MRSRRGRCRSRSPTRCGSNRRGDARVPSAHRGRLSWNQHRRIAGNRCGRSPTSLSATVPPQTKSKSARAAAGDLTDADVVAAVDAVLAERGYDGLTVQAVAARAGVRAADLRARFRSPHDLFDLALAAYYDRHRTALAAALAADAPLRDRVHQLVDAWLDTVDANPTYARIVQAQLATDGRHAERIREHLRRALAPIETLLAEVTPADGPLAARHFHVSLAGVIASYFTYTPIIGTRAWGNNPLSPGALAERRAHVHWIVDVWLDALTRR from the coding sequence ATCCGGTCGCGCCGGGGGCGGTGCCGTTCGCGCTCGCCAACCCGGTGTGGATCGAACCGGCGCGGTGACGCGCGGGTTCCCAGTGCGCACCGCGGTCGTCTATCATGGAATCAACACCGCCGTATCGCCGGGAACCGATGCGGCCGGTCGCCCACCAGCCTCTCCGCCACCGTGCCTCCGCAGACGAAGTCCAAGTCCGCCCGTGCGGCGGCCGGCGATCTGACCGACGCCGACGTCGTCGCGGCGGTCGACGCCGTGCTCGCGGAGCGCGGCTACGACGGCCTCACCGTCCAGGCCGTCGCGGCGCGCGCCGGCGTGCGCGCGGCGGACCTGCGCGCACGGTTCCGCTCGCCGCACGACCTGTTCGACCTGGCGCTCGCCGCGTACTACGACCGCCACCGCACGGCGCTCGCGGCCGCGCTCGCGGCAGACGCGCCGCTTCGCGACCGCGTGCACCAACTCGTCGACGCGTGGCTCGACACGGTGGATGCCAACCCCACCTACGCGCGCATCGTCCAGGCGCAGCTCGCGACCGACGGCCGGCACGCGGAACGCATCCGCGAACACCTGCGCCGCGCGCTCGCGCCGATCGAAACGCTACTAGCCGAGGTCACGCCCGCCGACGGGCCGCTGGCCGCACGCCACTTCCACGTGAGCCTCGCCGGTGTCATCGCGAGCTACTTCACCTATACGCCGATCATCGGCACGCGCGCCTGGGGCAACAACCCGCTGTCGCCCGGAGCGCTGGCCGAGCGCCGCGCCCACGTTCACTGGATCGTGGACGTGTGGCTCGACGCGCTGACCCGGCGCTAG
- a CDS encoding Glu/Leu/Phe/Val dehydrogenase, whose product MSRTGDYDPYQTAVAQFEAGADLIDLEPWIRTILSQPKNEVMIHFPVRMDDGQYRLFKGYRVQHNNILGPYKGGMRYHPDVHIDEVKALAMWMTFKCALAHLPFGGGKGGVQFDPKQHSQDELMRLTRRFIHALASNIGPEYDIPAPDVGTNAQTMVWMMDTYMNANPSLERFNTKHVVTGKTLECGGSEGRDKATGQGVVFCIEQWAKRNKFDLSGASFVVQGFGNAGMHTSILLAQHGARLLATCNSRTAIYNDKGIDPFALAKFYETNRNLAEFPEAEEIPMSDLFKIKADILVPAALENQIRADNVADIDVRVVAEAANGPTTLEAEKVLYDKGIDVIPDILCNSGGVIVSYFEWVQNKKSEHWELEEVDAKLAQKIKKAFHRVFDLARERKVTARTAAYASALERIRAAYVQRQVFP is encoded by the coding sequence ATGTCACGCACCGGCGACTACGACCCCTATCAGACCGCGGTGGCTCAGTTCGAGGCGGGCGCGGACCTGATCGACCTCGAGCCGTGGATCCGAACGATCCTGTCCCAGCCGAAGAACGAGGTGATGATTCACTTCCCCGTGCGGATGGACGACGGACAGTACCGGCTGTTCAAGGGGTACCGGGTCCAGCACAACAACATCCTCGGCCCGTACAAGGGCGGCATGCGCTACCACCCGGACGTCCACATCGACGAGGTCAAGGCGCTCGCGATGTGGATGACGTTCAAGTGCGCGCTGGCACACCTGCCGTTCGGCGGCGGCAAGGGCGGCGTGCAGTTCGATCCGAAACAGCACAGCCAGGACGAGCTGATGCGGCTCACGCGCCGGTTCATCCACGCGCTCGCGAGCAACATCGGCCCCGAGTACGACATCCCCGCGCCGGACGTCGGCACGAACGCGCAGACGATGGTGTGGATGATGGACACGTACATGAACGCCAACCCGTCGCTGGAGCGGTTCAACACGAAACACGTCGTCACCGGCAAGACGCTCGAGTGCGGCGGCTCGGAGGGGCGCGACAAGGCGACCGGGCAGGGGGTCGTGTTCTGCATCGAGCAGTGGGCCAAGCGCAACAAGTTCGACCTCTCCGGAGCGAGCTTCGTCGTGCAGGGGTTCGGCAACGCCGGAATGCACACGTCGATCCTGCTGGCGCAACACGGCGCGCGACTGCTGGCCACGTGCAACAGCCGCACGGCGATCTACAACGACAAGGGCATCGATCCGTTCGCCCTCGCCAAGTTTTACGAGACCAACCGCAACCTGGCCGAGTTCCCCGAGGCCGAGGAGATCCCGATGTCGGACCTGTTCAAGATCAAGGCCGACATCCTCGTGCCGGCAGCGCTCGAAAACCAGATTCGCGCGGACAACGTCGCGGACATCGACGTCCGCGTCGTCGCCGAAGCCGCCAACGGACCGACCACGCTCGAGGCCGAGAAGGTGCTGTACGACAAGGGGATCGACGTCATTCCGGACATTCTGTGCAACTCCGGCGGTGTGATCGTGTCGTACTTCGAGTGGGTCCAGAACAAAAAGAGCGAGCACTGGGAACTGGAAGAGGTCGACGCGAAGCTGGCGCAGAAGATCAAGAAGGCCTTCCATCGCGTGTTCGATCTGGCGCGCGAGCGCAAGGTGACGGCGCGGACGGCAGCGTATGCGTCTGCGCTCGAGCGCATCCGCGCCGCCTACGTCCAGCGACAGGTATTCCCGTAG
- a CDS encoding 3-deoxy-7-phosphoheptulonate synthase class II translates to MGPMSEWSPTSWREKRALQQPAYPDAAAVDRVVAEIAKLPPLVTSWEVEQLKSLLARAARGDAFVLQGGDCAESFDECDSSAIAAKLKILLQMSLVLIHATHKPVVRIGRIAGQYAKPRSKDTETRDGVELPSYRGDLVNRSPFTAADRTPDPTLLLRGYERAALTLNFIRALADGGFADLHHTEYWDLGFARDAPARAEYEQLVESIRDSLVFMETVAGVHIDDMRRVDFYTSHEGLSLLYEQAQTRRVPRREGWYNLSTHFPWIGMRTAQVDGAHVEFFRGIRNPIAVKIGPGMTREWLTELIRVLNPDDEPGRLTLIHRLGADRVEHALPPLIEAVQAAGATVTWLCDPMHGNTETTADGIKTRRFDNILAELERSFDVHARSGTVLGGVHFELTGEDVTECIGGARGLSEADLKRAYRSQVDPRLNYEQSLEMALRIATKLKAARRARG, encoded by the coding sequence ATGGGGCCGATGTCCGAGTGGTCACCGACGAGTTGGCGCGAAAAGCGCGCGCTGCAACAACCGGCCTATCCGGATGCGGCGGCCGTCGACCGCGTCGTCGCCGAAATCGCGAAGCTGCCGCCGCTGGTGACGTCGTGGGAGGTCGAGCAGCTCAAGAGCCTGCTGGCCCGAGCGGCCCGCGGGGATGCGTTCGTCCTCCAGGGCGGCGACTGCGCCGAGAGTTTCGACGAGTGCGACTCGTCCGCGATCGCGGCCAAGCTCAAGATCCTGCTCCAGATGAGCCTCGTGCTGATCCATGCGACGCACAAGCCGGTCGTCCGGATCGGCCGCATCGCGGGCCAGTACGCGAAGCCGCGCTCCAAGGACACGGAGACGCGCGACGGCGTCGAGCTGCCCAGCTATCGCGGCGACCTCGTCAACCGGTCGCCGTTCACCGCGGCCGACCGCACCCCGGATCCAACGCTGCTGTTGCGCGGCTACGAGCGCGCGGCGCTCACGCTCAACTTCATCCGCGCCCTGGCCGACGGCGGCTTCGCCGACCTGCACCACACCGAGTACTGGGACCTCGGCTTCGCGCGCGACGCACCGGCGCGCGCCGAATACGAGCAGTTGGTCGAGTCGATCCGCGACTCCCTCGTGTTCATGGAGACGGTGGCCGGCGTCCACATCGACGACATGCGGCGGGTCGACTTCTACACGAGCCACGAGGGGCTGTCGCTGCTGTACGAGCAGGCGCAGACACGGCGCGTGCCGCGCCGTGAAGGCTGGTACAACCTGTCGACCCATTTCCCGTGGATCGGCATGCGAACGGCGCAGGTAGACGGCGCGCATGTCGAGTTCTTCCGCGGCATTCGCAACCCGATCGCCGTCAAGATCGGGCCGGGCATGACCCGCGAGTGGCTCACCGAGCTGATCCGTGTGCTCAACCCGGACGACGAGCCGGGGAGGCTCACGTTGATCCACCGGCTCGGCGCCGACCGGGTCGAACACGCGCTGCCGCCGCTGATCGAGGCGGTTCAGGCGGCCGGTGCGACTGTCACGTGGCTGTGCGATCCGATGCACGGCAACACGGAGACGACCGCCGACGGGATCAAGACCCGCCGCTTCGACAACATCCTCGCCGAACTCGAGCGCTCGTTCGACGTCCACGCGCGATCCGGCACCGTCCTGGGCGGCGTCCACTTCGAACTCACCGGCGAGGATGTGACCGAATGCATCGGCGGCGCGCGCGGGCTGAGCGAGGCCGACCTCAAACGCGCCTACCGGTCGCAGGTCGACCCGCGGCTCAACTACGAGCAGTCGCTCGAAATGGCGCTGCGCATCGCGACGAAGCTCAAGGCGGCTCGCCGCGCCCGCGGCTGA